A single region of the Streptomyces sp. NBC_01381 genome encodes:
- a CDS encoding RecQ family ATP-dependent DNA helicase gives MSNEDLRTAADAVLARLVGGPSAAPGEAPPSDGPRLREDQWLAIEALVADKRRALVVQRTGWGKSAVYFVATALLRERGSGPTVIVSPLLALMRNQVESAARAGIRARTINSSNTEEWDTIQAEVASGDVDVLLVSPERLNNPDFRDQVLPKLAAATGLLVVDEAHCISDWGHDFRPDYRRLRTMLADLPPGVPVLATTATANARVTADVAEQLGTGGTSDALVLRGPLDRESLSLSVLQLPNAAHRLAWLADHLDELPGSGIIYTLTVAAAEEITAFLRQCGHTVASYTGKTENADRQQAEEDLLANRVKALVATSALGMGFDKPDLGFVVHLGSPSSPIAYYQQVGRAGRGVDHAEVLLLPGKEDEAIWNYFASLAFPPEEQVRRTLDVLAQAGRPLSLPALEPLVELRRSRLETMLKVLDVDGAVHRVKGGWISTGMPWAYDAERYAWVAKQRQTEQQAMRDYATAPGCRMEFLRRQLDDEAAAPCGRCDNCAGARFGDAVSPAALDTAKGELVRAGVDVEPRKMWPTGLAAVGVDLKGRIPAGEQAAQGRALGRLSDIGWGNRLRPMLAPTAPDGPVPDDVAKAVVGVLADWAKGPGGWASGSADAQPRPAGVVTMTSHTRPQLIQSLGSRIAEIGRLPLLGSIEYAVGTDTAHVPRSNSAQRLRALDGTLTVPPELAAALREADGPVLLVDDLTDSGWTLAVAARMLRRAGAKGVLPLVLAVQG, from the coding sequence ATGAGCAACGAAGATCTGCGCACGGCGGCCGATGCCGTACTCGCCCGCCTCGTCGGCGGCCCCTCGGCCGCGCCCGGCGAGGCACCACCCTCGGACGGGCCGCGCCTGCGCGAGGACCAGTGGCTCGCGATCGAGGCGCTGGTCGCCGACAAGCGCCGCGCCCTGGTCGTGCAGAGAACCGGCTGGGGAAAGTCCGCCGTGTACTTCGTCGCGACCGCGCTGCTGCGGGAGCGGGGCAGCGGGCCCACTGTGATCGTCTCGCCGTTGCTCGCGCTCATGCGCAATCAGGTGGAGTCCGCGGCCCGGGCCGGCATCCGGGCCCGCACGATCAACTCCTCCAACACGGAGGAGTGGGACACCATCCAGGCCGAGGTGGCCTCGGGCGACGTGGACGTGCTCCTGGTGAGCCCGGAGCGGCTGAACAACCCGGACTTCCGGGACCAGGTCCTGCCCAAGCTCGCCGCCGCGACCGGCCTGCTCGTGGTCGACGAGGCGCACTGCATCTCCGACTGGGGCCATGACTTCCGGCCCGACTACCGGCGGTTGCGCACCATGCTCGCCGACCTGCCGCCCGGCGTCCCCGTCCTCGCCACCACCGCGACGGCCAACGCGCGCGTGACGGCCGATGTGGCCGAGCAGCTGGGCACCGGAGGCACCTCGGACGCGCTCGTGCTGCGCGGCCCCCTCGACCGGGAGAGCCTGAGCCTGAGCGTGCTCCAACTTCCCAACGCCGCACACCGGTTGGCCTGGCTCGCCGACCACCTGGACGAGCTGCCCGGCTCCGGGATCATCTATACGCTCACGGTCGCCGCCGCCGAGGAGATCACCGCCTTCCTGCGACAGTGCGGGCACACCGTCGCCTCGTACACCGGAAAGACGGAGAACGCGGACCGCCAGCAGGCCGAGGAGGACCTGCTCGCGAACCGCGTGAAAGCCCTGGTCGCCACGTCCGCCCTCGGCATGGGCTTCGACAAGCCCGACCTCGGCTTCGTGGTCCACCTCGGCTCCCCCTCGTCCCCGATCGCCTACTACCAGCAGGTGGGCCGCGCGGGCCGCGGTGTCGATCACGCGGAGGTGCTGCTGCTTCCGGGCAAGGAGGACGAGGCGATCTGGAACTACTTCGCCTCGCTCGCCTTCCCGCCCGAGGAGCAGGTCCGGCGCACGCTTGACGTCCTTGCGCAGGCGGGCAGGCCGCTGTCGCTGCCCGCGCTGGAGCCCCTGGTCGAGCTGCGCCGGTCACGCCTCGAGACGATGCTCAAGGTCCTGGATGTGGACGGCGCGGTCCATCGCGTCAAGGGCGGCTGGATCTCCACCGGGATGCCGTGGGCGTACGACGCCGAGCGGTACGCCTGGGTCGCGAAGCAGCGGCAGACCGAACAGCAGGCGATGCGTGACTACGCCACGGCTCCCGGCTGCCGGATGGAGTTCCTGCGGCGACAGCTGGACGACGAGGCGGCGGCTCCCTGCGGCCGCTGCGACAACTGCGCGGGGGCGCGCTTCGGCGACGCCGTGTCCCCCGCGGCACTGGACACGGCGAAGGGCGAGCTGGTTCGCGCGGGCGTCGATGTGGAGCCCCGGAAGATGTGGCCCACGGGACTTGCCGCGGTGGGCGTCGACCTCAAGGGACGTATCCCCGCGGGGGAGCAGGCGGCCCAGGGCCGGGCCCTGGGGCGGCTTTCGGACATCGGCTGGGGCAACCGGCTGCGGCCGATGCTCGCGCCGACGGCCCCCGACGGACCGGTGCCCGACGATGTGGCGAAGGCCGTGGTCGGCGTGCTCGCCGACTGGGCCAAGGGGCCCGGCGGCTGGGCTTCGGGCAGTGCCGACGCCCAGCCGCGACCGGCGGGCGTGGTGACCATGACCTCGCACACCAGGCCTCAGCTCATCCAGTCGCTGGGTTCGCGGATCGCGGAGATCGGCCGCCTTCCGCTGCTCGGCTCGATCGAGTACGCCGTGGGGACCGACACCGCGCATGTGCCGCGGAGCAACAGCGCCCAGCGTCTGCGCGCCCTCGACGGGACACTGACGGTGCCTCCCGAGCTCGCAGCCGCCCTCCGGGAAGCCGACGGTCCCGTGCTGCTCGTCGACGATCTGACGGACAGCGGCTGGACGCTGGCCGTCGCCGCCCGGATGCTCCGCCGGGCCGGAGCCAAGGGGGTGTTGCCGCTGGTCCTCGCCGTGCAGGGCTGA
- a CDS encoding DUF4192 domain-containing protein: MTNHNESNDVTDSADETLVTLRTPAELADALPYLLGFRPEESVVLIALHGERGRFGGRVRLGIPERAEDWPPIAEQLAQCLVGGCERRGARPDGVVAFLCAEPAGAESGPQLMERLRPLAQVIRTACGRLDVPVFEVVCISTGRYWTYCCPNQECCPPEGVPLLRPGTSVLAAATAYAGVQVGATPREMRARLSPWETAGAADQEAALDAAGMAIVHRILDEGGHAEVAVETLDLARRIMARLDAAPPVTGALEADLQDDELLAHDEAAALILGLQDRTTRDQAAQWMEGDDGVPALRLWRALARRCVGAYGEHAAAPLSLAGWVAWSLGDTTEGQEALDMALSADPGYAFAQLLHHVCTGDLDPEPIRRCLRRDRTDRAEQTDRTDRSAPVPQVEPPVLADSSGSAGEPKGAAPRRRQPARTQGGSGPRGTDRPSTRPQNRRRTVRRGARNDR, translated from the coding sequence ATGACGAACCACAACGAATCAAACGACGTGACCGACTCCGCCGATGAGACCCTGGTAACCCTGCGCACCCCGGCCGAACTCGCGGACGCCCTGCCGTACTTGCTCGGGTTCCGGCCCGAGGAGAGCGTCGTCCTCATCGCTCTGCACGGCGAGCGGGGGCGGTTCGGCGGGCGCGTGCGGCTCGGGATTCCCGAGCGCGCGGAGGACTGGCCGCCCATCGCGGAGCAGCTCGCGCAGTGCTTGGTGGGCGGCTGTGAGAGGCGTGGTGCCCGGCCCGACGGCGTTGTCGCCTTTCTGTGCGCCGAGCCCGCCGGCGCCGAGTCCGGCCCGCAGCTCATGGAGCGTCTGCGTCCGCTGGCGCAGGTGATCAGGACCGCATGCGGCAGGCTCGACGTCCCCGTGTTCGAGGTGGTGTGCATCTCGACGGGTCGCTATTGGACCTACTGCTGTCCGAATCAGGAGTGCTGTCCTCCCGAGGGCGTCCCGCTGCTCCGGCCCGGCACGTCGGTCCTTGCCGCGGCCACGGCCTACGCCGGTGTCCAAGTGGGCGCAACGCCACGGGAGATGCGGGCGCGGCTCAGCCCTTGGGAGACCGCCGGAGCGGCGGACCAGGAAGCGGCGCTCGACGCGGCGGGCATGGCGATCGTCCACCGGATCCTCGACGAGGGCGGGCACGCCGAGGTCGCCGTGGAGACGCTCGACCTGGCCCGCCGGATCATGGCGCGCCTCGATGCTGCGCCACCGGTCACGGGCGCGCTGGAGGCGGATCTCCAGGACGACGAACTGCTCGCGCACGACGAGGCGGCGGCGTTGATCCTCGGCCTCCAGGACCGCACGACACGCGATCAGGCGGCGCAGTGGATGGAAGGCGACGACGGGGTCCCCGCACTGCGTCTCTGGAGGGCACTGGCCCGCCGCTGCGTCGGCGCCTACGGTGAGCACGCCGCCGCACCGCTGTCCCTCGCGGGCTGGGTCGCCTGGTCCCTCGGCGACACCACGGAGGGACAGGAAGCCCTGGACATGGCGCTGTCCGCGGACCCCGGATACGCCTTCGCGCAACTCCTGCACCACGTCTGCACCGGAGACCTCGACCCGGAGCCGATCCGCCGCTGTCTGCGCCGCGATCGGACCGACCGAGCGGAGCAGACCGACCGGACCGATCGGAGCGCCCCCGTGCCGCAGGTCGAACCGCCGGTTCTCGCCGACTCCTCGGGCTCCGCAGGGGAACCGAAGGGTGCCGCGCCCCGGCGCCGCCAACCCGCACGTACGCAGGGCGGCAGTGGGCCACGGGGCACCGACAGGCCGAGCACGCGGCCGCAGAACCGCCGCCGCACCGTCCGGCGCGGAGCGAGGAACGACAGGTGA
- a CDS encoding glycogen debranching N-terminal domain-containing protein → MPALAISTDQGQLTGRGLEGFYRAGRRLLSRCQVRVAGREPVAVQARMVSADCARFVATLRGSADGAPDPDVVVERTRHADGTERITLRSAATRPLRLPVEVALGTDLAELGAIASGGSGPELPASVHDSGMRWSSPAGHCVVTAHPAPTDALASAGLLRWEVELPPGGSRSVELRVRPEGAGPVRAMGHSAARSLAAARATGDDPRARLLLDRSVQDLQALLLRDPEHPADVHLAAGAPWRCGLAPAEALAAARMALPLGTRIATGTLRTLARRQLTGPGRRAGLIPGPLRDAGPHLPPGCTGVEATLLFPVLLAEAWRWGLPEQETEEMLPAAERCLRWLLTAAGEGGCLQDPYPGGPRRCETQAHAHRAALLGADLLEAHGRSGATGLRQWAERLREAFREEFWVADRTGGRPAAACLPDGRPVPLLTGSAAHLLDTGLLGSGRLAPGLLDKVQTEQLARLLGGPAMDSGWGLRSLGAKEAAYNPFGHRGGAVRVHESAVAVGGLAAAGYEKEASSLLRGVLAAAEAFDHRLPEMYAGEQRTEGGAPLPHPAACRPAAVTAASGVRLLTALAGIRPDAPAGTVTLRPVRSAPLGELELTALRVAGAPFSVRVSRLGLAMVEEAGDGLQLGV, encoded by the coding sequence ATGCCCGCGCTCGCGATCTCCACAGACCAAGGGCAGTTGACCGGCCGCGGACTCGAAGGGTTCTACCGCGCGGGGCGCCGACTGCTCTCCCGCTGCCAGGTGCGGGTGGCGGGGCGCGAGCCGGTCGCCGTGCAGGCCCGGATGGTCTCGGCCGACTGCGCACGGTTTGTCGCGACCCTGCGTGGGTCCGCCGACGGCGCCCCGGATCCGGATGTCGTCGTCGAGCGGACCCGGCATGCCGACGGCACGGAACGGATCACCCTGCGCAGCGCGGCCACCCGCCCCCTGAGGCTGCCCGTCGAGGTGGCGCTCGGCACGGACCTGGCGGAGCTCGGCGCGATCGCGTCCGGCGGCTCCGGGCCCGAACTGCCCGCCAGCGTCCACGACTCCGGCATGCGGTGGTCCTCCCCGGCCGGGCACTGCGTGGTCACCGCGCATCCCGCCCCCACGGACGCACTGGCCTCTGCCGGCCTGCTGCGCTGGGAGGTGGAGCTGCCGCCGGGCGGCTCGCGGAGCGTGGAGCTGCGCGTACGGCCGGAGGGTGCGGGCCCGGTCAGGGCGATGGGGCACAGTGCGGCGCGCTCCCTCGCCGCGGCACGGGCCACGGGCGACGACCCCAGGGCCCGACTCCTGCTGGACAGGTCCGTACAGGACCTGCAGGCCCTGCTGCTTCGCGACCCCGAGCACCCGGCCGACGTCCACTTGGCGGCGGGTGCGCCATGGCGCTGTGGTCTCGCCCCGGCGGAGGCGCTCGCGGCCGCCCGGATGGCGTTGCCGCTGGGCACGCGGATCGCCACGGGGACGCTGCGTACGCTCGCCCGCCGTCAACTGACGGGACCGGGACGGCGGGCGGGCCTGATTCCGGGACCGCTGCGGGACGCGGGACCGCATCTCCCGCCCGGCTGCACGGGGGTCGAGGCGACGCTGCTCTTCCCGGTGCTCCTGGCGGAGGCCTGGCGCTGGGGGCTGCCCGAGCAGGAGACGGAGGAGATGCTGCCGGCGGCGGAGCGCTGCTTGCGCTGGCTGCTCACCGCGGCCGGCGAGGGCGGATGCCTGCAGGACCCCTATCCCGGCGGTCCCAGGCGCTGCGAGACCCAGGCGCACGCCCATCGAGCCGCGCTGCTCGGCGCCGACCTGCTCGAAGCGCACGGCCGCTCGGGAGCCACCGGTCTGCGGCAGTGGGCGGAGCGACTGCGGGAGGCCTTCCGGGAGGAGTTCTGGGTGGCGGACCGCACGGGTGGCAGGCCCGCCGCGGCCTGCCTGCCCGACGGCCGTCCCGTGCCCCTCCTCACCGGCAGCGCGGCCCATCTCCTCGACACGGGTCTGCTCGGTTCCGGCAGGCTCGCACCCGGCCTCCTCGACAAGGTGCAGACCGAACAGCTCGCCAGGCTGCTGGGCGGGCCCGCCATGGACTCCGGCTGGGGGCTGCGCAGCTTGGGCGCGAAGGAAGCCGCGTACAACCCGTTCGGCCATCGGGGCGGGGCTGTTCGCGTCCATGAGTCGGCGGTCGCCGTCGGGGGCCTGGCCGCCGCGGGCTACGAGAAGGAAGCGAGTTCCCTGCTGCGGGGCGTGCTGGCAGCCGCCGAGGCCTTCGACCACCGGCTTCCCGAGATGTACGCGGGGGAGCAGCGCACCGAGGGCGGCGCCCCGCTGCCCCACCCCGCCGCGTGCCGTCCGGCAGCCGTCACCGCGGCCTCCGGGGTACGGCTCCTCACGGCACTCGCCGGCATCCGGCCGGACGCACCAGCCGGCACGGTGACACTGCGTCCGGTCCGCAGCGCGCCGCTGGGGGAGCTGGAGCTGACGGCGCTGCGTGTCGCGGGTGCCCCGTTCTCCGTACGTGTCAGCAGGCTGGGCCTCGCCATGGTCGAGGAGGCGGGCGACGGGCTGCAGTTGGGGGTGTAG
- a CDS encoding NUDIX domain-containing protein: protein MSPYDPSAFPPFAVTVDLVVLTVRRHALCALAVRRGEPPFQGRWALPGGFVRADEDLSAAAARELVEETGLCAHDPDTPVQANGAHLEQLATYGDPKRDPRMRVVSVAHLALAPDLPAPRPGGDAHSARWAPVEALLNQGGYGREDEQAAPLAFDHAQILADGVERARSKIEYSSLATAFCPPEFTVGELRRVYEAVWGVVLDPRNFHRKVTGTPGFLVPTGGTTTRQGGRPAQLFRAGGATLLNPPMLRPEV from the coding sequence ATGTCGCCCTACGACCCGTCGGCCTTCCCGCCCTTCGCTGTCACCGTCGACCTGGTCGTGCTGACCGTGCGGCGTCACGCGCTCTGTGCGCTGGCGGTCCGCCGCGGTGAGCCGCCGTTCCAAGGCCGTTGGGCGCTTCCCGGTGGATTCGTACGTGCCGATGAGGACCTCTCGGCGGCCGCGGCGCGGGAACTGGTCGAGGAGACCGGGCTGTGCGCACACGATCCGGACACTCCCGTCCAGGCCAACGGGGCACACCTGGAGCAGCTCGCCACCTACGGCGATCCCAAGCGTGATCCGCGGATGCGGGTCGTCAGCGTCGCCCATCTCGCGCTCGCCCCCGATCTGCCGGCTCCACGGCCCGGCGGCGACGCGCACAGCGCGCGCTGGGCGCCGGTCGAGGCACTGCTCAATCAGGGTGGATACGGCCGCGAGGACGAACAGGCGGCACCGCTCGCCTTCGACCACGCACAGATCCTGGCGGACGGCGTGGAGCGAGCCCGCTCGAAGATCGAGTACTCCTCACTGGCGACGGCCTTCTGCCCGCCCGAGTTCACCGTCGGCGAGCTGCGCCGTGTGTATGAAGCGGTGTGGGGGGTCGTGCTCGATCCACGCAACTTCCACCGCAAGGTGACCGGCACGCCAGGGTTCCTTGTCCCCACCGGCGGCACCACCACTCGACAGGGCGGCCGCCCCGCGCAGCTCTTCCGGGCGGGCGGCGCGACGCTGCTCAACCCGCCGATGCTGCGTCCCGAGGTCTGA
- a CDS encoding ATP-binding cassette domain-containing protein has product MIQAIGLTSNARQELPPAVDDVSFEARTGCVTALLGARAAGKTTALRLMLELQQGRGVTYFRGRPLHRITHPSREVGVLLGEVPGHPARTVRGQLRMLCAAAGVPVRRADDVLEVVGLVSLRDQRLGMLSRGMDRRLGLACALLADPHTLVLDGPADGLSAREGGWLHGILRAHAAQGGTVLFSTDDPKEAARTADRVVTLEAGRLVADQEVGDFARTRLRPRVAVRSPHAARLGALLSKEARAGQRSIEVVKEDGNRLSVYGSNCADVGETAFRHGILVHQLADEIGDAGPSAVSRTEGGPSESARSIESAAPEDSIDRADADRQPASEGEGGDESGRSGESPLAAAPRAAAGEPRLEITATGVADPRLEAAAPRAAVAAPEPEIPATRAAAVEPEPDTAAALAAVADPRLETAGPRAAAVDPRFDRAVPQASAADPQPEAAAPQATAADPQPQTAVPPAAMAEPQPEAEPKAKIIVPLAAEAPQATDSALAPSAPRSQAPMSPLPPPISVRPSRGPLRPLRYELRRAAGVGTGYLAAAAVLAVSAIVCVFLARSGHTPQSRLLAAWPQELPLPPAALGAGLLGALAFGEEFRHPALAADRGTVPRRLGLLCAKLLVAAGTALLLGLLVVAADAAVLHLVYGYALTEVPADWLSLSASWVALVVGCAWAGVLAGGVFRSTAAGLAAVVAVPIVVVPLVQKALEGPSVRSAAGLPGRLRDLALVQWPFGVERYLAGGVRMIAQPVGSALMLSLTALLCAFLLTTMRSRVR; this is encoded by the coding sequence ATGATCCAGGCCATCGGACTGACAAGCAACGCCCGCCAGGAGCTGCCGCCCGCCGTCGACGACGTGTCCTTCGAGGCGCGAACAGGCTGTGTCACGGCGCTGCTCGGCGCGCGGGCCGCCGGTAAGACGACGGCGCTGAGGCTCATGCTCGAACTCCAACAGGGCCGTGGAGTCACCTACTTCAGAGGCCGCCCGCTGCACCGCATCACCCACCCCTCGCGCGAGGTCGGCGTCCTCCTGGGCGAGGTCCCGGGGCACCCGGCCCGCACGGTCCGCGGCCAGCTGCGCATGCTCTGCGCGGCCGCCGGAGTGCCCGTACGGCGCGCGGACGACGTACTCGAAGTCGTCGGCCTCGTCAGCCTCCGCGACCAGCGGCTCGGCATGCTCTCGCGTGGCATGGACCGTCGTCTGGGGCTGGCCTGCGCGCTGCTCGCCGACCCGCACACACTCGTCCTGGACGGGCCCGCCGACGGCCTCTCGGCCCGGGAGGGCGGGTGGCTGCACGGGATCCTGCGCGCGCACGCCGCCCAGGGCGGAACGGTTCTGTTCTCCACGGACGACCCCAAGGAGGCCGCACGGACCGCCGACCGGGTCGTCACGCTGGAGGCGGGCCGCCTCGTCGCCGACCAGGAAGTCGGGGACTTCGCCCGCACCCGGCTGCGCCCCAGGGTCGCGGTCCGCAGCCCGCACGCGGCGCGTCTGGGCGCGCTGCTGTCCAAGGAAGCCCGCGCCGGGCAGCGCTCCATCGAGGTGGTGAAGGAGGACGGCAACAGGCTTTCGGTGTACGGCAGCAACTGTGCCGACGTGGGGGAGACGGCGTTCCGGCACGGCATCCTCGTCCACCAACTCGCGGACGAGATCGGTGATGCGGGGCCTTCGGCGGTGTCCAGGACCGAAGGTGGACCCTCTGAGTCCGCGCGGTCGATCGAATCCGCCGCGCCGGAGGATTCGATCGACCGCGCGGACGCGGATCGGCAGCCGGCATCGGAGGGCGAGGGCGGAGACGAGAGCGGGCGCTCGGGCGAGAGTCCGCTGGCGGCAGCGCCCCGGGCGGCAGCGGGCGAACCGCGGCTTGAGATCACGGCGACCGGGGTGGCCGACCCCCGGCTCGAGGCCGCTGCCCCCCGAGCGGCAGTGGCCGCCCCGGAGCCTGAGATCCCGGCGACGCGGGCCGCTGCCGTCGAACCCGAGCCTGATACCGCTGCCGCCCTGGCTGCAGTGGCCGACCCGCGGCTTGAGACCGCGGGGCCGCGGGCGGCTGCGGTCGATCCGCGGTTTGATCGCGCTGTCCCCCAGGCGTCTGCGGCCGACCCGCAGCCTGAGGCCGCTGCCCCCCAGGCCACTGCGGCCGACCCGCAACCCCAGACCGCCGTGCCCCCGGCCGCAATGGCCGAGCCGCAGCCTGAGGCCGAACCCAAGGCCAAGATCATCGTCCCGCTTGCCGCTGAAGCCCCGCAAGCAACCGATTCCGCGCTCGCCCCGTCCGCTCCGCGATCGCAAGCCCCCATGTCTCCTTTGCCGCCCCCCATCTCGGTCCGTCCGTCGCGCGGCCCGCTGCGCCCCCTCCGTTACGAGCTGCGCCGCGCCGCCGGTGTCGGCACCGGCTACCTCGCCGCGGCTGCCGTGCTCGCCGTCTCCGCCATCGTCTGCGTCTTCCTCGCCAGGAGCGGCCACACGCCGCAGTCGCGTCTGCTGGCGGCCTGGCCGCAGGAACTCCCCTTGCCGCCCGCGGCCCTTGGCGCCGGGCTGCTCGGTGCTCTCGCCTTCGGCGAGGAGTTCCGCCACCCCGCCCTCGCCGCAGACCGGGGCACCGTCCCGCGCCGCCTGGGGCTGCTCTGCGCCAAGTTGCTCGTCGCGGCGGGCACCGCGCTTCTGCTGGGTCTGTTGGTCGTCGCCGCCGATGCCGCGGTGCTCCACTTGGTATACGGATACGCGCTCACGGAAGTTCCCGCCGACTGGCTCTCGCTGAGCGCGAGTTGGGTCGCCCTGGTGGTGGGGTGCGCCTGGGCGGGCGTTCTCGCCGGGGGAGTCTTCCGGTCGACCGCCGCCGGCTTGGCCGCGGTCGTCGCGGTGCCGATCGTCGTCGTACCCCTCGTACAAAAGGCCTTGGAGGGACCATCTGTGCGATCGGCGGCCGGTCTGCCGGGAAGGCTGCGTGATCTCGCTCTGGTGCAGTGGCCGTTCGGCGTCGAGCGGTATCTGGCCGGTGGTGTTCGGATGATCGCTCAACCTGTGGGCAGTGCACTGATGTTGTCGCTGACCGCTCTGCTCTGCGCGTTTCTGCTCACGACGATGCGTAGCCGAGTCCGATAA
- a CDS encoding FadR/GntR family transcriptional regulator → MSTLAHTMMTAARSADSGLVGPGELDRYPYAEAPGADRVVAPSWDAADQDLGRVGRRAAGSRGRGLHGQLVQQLGQMIVSGDLGADRPLVPEEIGQRFEVSRTVVRESLRVLEAKGLVSARPNVGTRVRPVSDWNLLDPDIIEWRAFGPQRDDQRRELSELRWTIEPLAARLAAGHGREEVQQRLADMVEIMGHSLSQGDAITFSRADAEFHSLLIQLASNRMLEHLSGIVSAALQVSGGPVTGCDRPTEASLVHHSRIVDALAAGDGPGAEAAMRQLLTVHPEVERVVPAPREH, encoded by the coding sequence GTGAGTACCCTTGCGCACACCATGATGACCGCCGCCCGCTCCGCAGACTCCGGCCTCGTCGGCCCGGGCGAACTCGACCGCTACCCCTACGCGGAGGCCCCCGGTGCCGACCGCGTAGTCGCGCCCTCGTGGGACGCCGCCGACCAGGATCTCGGCCGTGTGGGCCGACGCGCCGCCGGCAGCCGCGGCCGCGGGCTGCACGGCCAACTCGTCCAGCAGCTCGGGCAGATGATCGTCTCCGGGGATCTGGGCGCCGACCGCCCGCTGGTCCCCGAGGAGATCGGCCAGCGCTTCGAGGTCTCCCGCACCGTCGTCCGCGAGTCGCTGCGCGTGCTCGAGGCCAAGGGTCTGGTCAGCGCCCGTCCCAACGTCGGCACGCGCGTGCGCCCCGTCAGCGACTGGAACCTCCTCGACCCGGACATCATCGAGTGGCGGGCGTTCGGGCCGCAGCGCGACGACCAGCGGCGTGAGCTCAGCGAGCTGCGCTGGACGATCGAGCCCCTCGCCGCCCGGCTCGCCGCGGGGCACGGCCGTGAGGAGGTGCAGCAGCGGCTCGCCGACATGGTGGAGATCATGGGCCACTCGCTGAGCCAGGGTGACGCGATCACCTTCTCCCGCGCCGACGCCGAGTTCCACTCGCTGCTCATCCAGCTCGCCAGCAACCGCATGCTGGAGCACCTGTCCGGCATCGTCTCGGCCGCGCTCCAGGTGTCCGGCGGCCCGGTCACGGGCTGTGATCGGCCCACCGAGGCGTCCCTGGTCCACCACTCGCGCATCGTCGACGCCCTCGCGGCGGGCGACGGTCCGGGCGCCGAGGCCGCCATGCGGCAGCTGCTCACCGTCCACCCGGAGGTGGAGCGCGTCGTGCCCGCCCCGCGCGAGCACTGA
- a CDS encoding RNA polymerase sigma factor codes for MFVSASTSRTLPPEIAESVSVMALIERGKADGQIAGDDVRRAFEADQIPATQWKNVLRSLNQILEEEGVTLMVSAAEPKRPRKSVAAKSPAKRTATKTVAAKTATAKQATATAAPEASAADVAAEDAPAKKVAAKKTTAKKAVAKKTVAKKATAKKSASKDDEILDDEATEETPAKGKPGEGEPAEEGAQGFVLSDEDEDDAPAQQVAAAGATADPVKDYLKQIGKVPLLNAEQEVELAKRIEAGLFAEDKLANADKLAPKLKRELEIIAEDGRRAKNHLLEANLRLVVSLAKRYTGRGMLFLDLIQEGNLGLIRAVEKFDYTKGYKFSTYATWWIRQAITRAMADQARTIRIPVHMVEVINKLARVQRQMLQDLGREPTPEELAKELDMTPEKVIEVQKYGREPISLHTPLGEDGDSEFGDLIEDSEAVVPADAVSFTLLQEQLHSVLDTLSEREAGVVSMRFGLTDGQPKTLDEIGKVYGVTRERIRQIESKTMSKLRHPSRSQVLRDYLD; via the coding sequence TTGTTCGTGTCGGCCAGCACATCCCGTACGCTCCCGCCGGAGATCGCCGAATCCGTCTCTGTCATGGCGCTCATCGAGCGGGGAAAGGCTGATGGGCAGATCGCCGGCGATGACGTGCGTCGTGCCTTCGAAGCTGACCAGATTCCGGCCACTCAGTGGAAGAACGTTCTGCGCAGCCTCAACCAGATCCTCGAGGAAGAGGGTGTGACGCTGATGGTCAGTGCCGCGGAGCCGAAGCGCCCCCGCAAGAGCGTCGCAGCGAAGAGCCCGGCCAAGCGCACCGCGACCAAGACCGTCGCGGCCAAGACAGCCACGGCGAAGCAGGCCACCGCGACCGCCGCCCCCGAGGCGTCGGCCGCAGATGTCGCAGCTGAGGACGCGCCCGCGAAGAAGGTCGCTGCCAAGAAGACGACGGCAAAGAAGGCCGTCGCCAAGAAGACCGTCGCCAAGAAGGCGACGGCAAAGAAGAGTGCGTCCAAGGACGACGAGATCCTGGACGACGAGGCCACCGAGGAGACGCCCGCCAAGGGCAAGCCCGGTGAGGGCGAGCCCGCGGAAGAGGGTGCCCAGGGCTTCGTGCTGTCCGACGAGGACGAGGACGACGCCCCGGCCCAGCAGGTTGCCGCGGCCGGTGCCACCGCCGACCCCGTCAAGGACTACCTGAAGCAGATCGGCAAGGTCCCGCTGCTCAACGCCGAGCAGGAGGTCGAGCTCGCCAAGCGCATCGAGGCTGGCCTGTTCGCCGAGGACAAGCTGGCGAACGCCGACAAGCTCGCGCCGAAGCTCAAGCGCGAGCTGGAGATCATCGCCGAGGACGGCCGCCGCGCCAAGAACCACCTCCTGGAGGCCAACCTCCGTCTGGTGGTCTCCCTGGCCAAGCGCTACACCGGCCGCGGCATGCTCTTCCTGGACCTCATCCAGGAGGGCAACCTCGGTCTGATCCGCGCGGTCGAGAAGTTCGACTACACCAAGGGCTACAAGTTCTCCACGTACGCCACCTGGTGGATCCGTCAGGCGATCACCCGCGCCATGGCCGATCAGGCCCGCACCATCCGTATCCCGGTGCACATGGTCGAGGTCATCAACAAGCTCGCGCGCGTGCAGCGCCAGATGCTCCAGGACCTGGGCCGCGAGCCCACCCCGGAGGAGTTGGCCAAGGAACTCGACATGACCCCGGAGAAGGTCATCGAGGTCCAGAAGTACGGCCGTGAGCCGATCTCCCTCCACACCCCCCTGGGTGAGGACGGCGACAGCGAGTTCGGTGACCTCATCGAGGACTCCGAGGCGGTCGTTCCGGCCGACGCGGTCAGCTTCACGCTCCTCCAGGAGCAGCTGCACTCCGTGCTCGACACCCTGTCCGAGCGTGAGGCGGGCGTGGTCTCCATGCGCTTCGGCCTCACCGACGGCCAGCCGAAGACCCTCGACGAGATCGGCAAGGTCTACGGAGTGACGCGTGAGCGCATCCGTCAGATCGAGTCGAAGACGATGTCGAAGCTGCGTCACCCGTCGCGTTCGCAGGTCCTGCGCGACTACCTCGACTAG